In one window of Oncorhynchus gorbuscha isolate QuinsamMale2020 ecotype Even-year linkage group LG23, OgorEven_v1.0, whole genome shotgun sequence DNA:
- the LOC124011267 gene encoding programmed cell death protein 10-B-like: protein MTMEEMRIETETNSMVSMTLYAVMYPVFNELERINLSAAQTLRAAFIKAERENPGLTQDIIMKILEKKNVQINYTESLLRMAADDVEEFLVDRPEQEFQDLNEKSRSLKHILSKIPDEINDRVRFLQTIKDIASAIKELLDTVNNVFKKYHYQNRRALEHQKKEFVKYSKSFSDTLKTYFKDGKAINVFISANRLIHQTNLILQTFKTVI from the exons ATGACCATGGAAGAGATGAGGATTGAAACCGAGACAAACTCCATGGTCTCCATGACGCTATACGCTGTCATGTACCCTGTTTTTAACGAG CTGGAGAGGATCAACTTGTCAGCTGCCCAGACTCTGAGAGCAGCCTTTATCAAG gcagagagggagaacccAGGCCTAACTCAGGATATCATAATGAAAATTCTGGAGAAGAAAAACGTTCAGATAAACTACACAGAGTCTCTGCTGCGCATGGCTGCAGATGAcgtggaag agttctTAGTggacaggccagagcaggagttcCAGGACCTAAATGAGAAATCCAGATCCCTGAAACACATCCTCAGTAAGATACCTGACGAGATCAACGACAGGGTACGCTTCCTACAGACAATTAA AGACATCGCCAGTGCTATAAAGGAGCTCCTGGATACAGTCAATAACGTCTTTAAGAAATACCACTACCAGAACCGTAGG GCTCTTGAGCACCAGAAGAAGGAGTTTGTCAAATACTCCAAAAGCTTCAGCGACACCCTCAAAACATACTTCAAAGATGGAAA GGCGATCAACGTGTTCATCAGTGCGAACAGACTGATCCACCAAACCAACCTCATTCTGCAGACCTTCAAGACCGTCATATAG